A single Stigmatopora argus isolate UIUO_Sarg chromosome 7, RoL_Sarg_1.0, whole genome shotgun sequence DNA region contains:
- the primpol gene encoding DNA-directed primase/polymerase protein isoform X2, with protein MWTNAPARRKDWGERLKKVEQLAKAFHHNPVISQYKPRLWPCQPSSIWKLFHRQSMAIGFALSSKERVHVFALEKENASHGQRIFLVTSYIELWHYYRTFPHSLMHCYEVIPEGAVCKLYFDLEFHKPSNKGADGKKMVSMFIQYVCEKLKEVYNEECSASNVLNLDSSTDEKFSRHLIFNLQNAAFKDNIHAGAFIHAILQSVLDGCNEESSQKHAEITGERKQNKRRKQEKMDLSFLHLKRADGHHAFFVDLGVYTKNRNFRLYKSSKVGKNVAFSLADDNEFVPKAIKGVSSEESIFLASLVCNLSFAGQRILTWEVAEDQAVRTKPFQSRLRSPSDADSVSGCLTSPYQEVDNFVLTVVRSETILGSIRRWSYFASDQLLVYDIAKYRWCDNVGRFHKSNNIMIVVDLKQEVWYQKCHDPECRNFRSSSYPLPQEICMSYIMMMDEENQAYTMDEAGNIEPTQTPTPATQNQESPAPWEGSTEDDLEFSKCLDDFELNGSEISDELLLNCVQDFHAQ; from the exons ATGTGGACAAATGCGCCAGCGAGGAGGAAGGACTGGGGCGAGCGTTTAAAGAAGGTGGAGCAGCTGGCTAAAGCCTTCCATCACAATCCCGTGATCTCGCAGTACAAGCCACGACTTTGGCCGTGCCAGCCTTCATCCATCTGGAAGCTCTTTCATCGCCAAAGTATGGCTATCGGCTTTGCGCTAAGCTCCAAGGAG CGTGTACATGTCTTTGcattggaaaaagaaaatgcatcccACGGGCAAAGGATATTCCTGGTGACCAGTTACATTGAACTGTGGCACTACTATAG GACCTTCCCGCACTCCTTGATGCACTGCTACGAGGTGATACCCGAGGGCGCCGTTTGTAAACTCTATTTTGACTTGGAGTTTCATAAGCCCTCGAACAAAGGAGCTGATGGGAAAAAGATGGTGTCCATGTTCATCCAG TACGTGTGTGAGAAGCTAAAGGAAGTTTACAACGAGGAATGCTCGGCCTCAAACGTCCTCAATCTGGACTCTAGCACAGATGAAAAGTTCAGTCGTCACCTCATCTTCAATCTCCAAAATGCGGCTTTCAAAGACAACATTCACGCGG GTGCCTTCATTCATGCCATTCTTCAATCTGTCCTGGATGGATGCAATGAAGAAAG TAGCCAAAAGCATGCTGAGATAACAGGTGAGAGGAAACAGAACAAAAGGAGGAAACAAGAAAAGATGGACCTCAGCTTCCTTCATTTGAAAAGGGCCGATGGCCACCATGCTTTCTTTGTTGATCTTG GAGTTTACACCAAGAACAGAAATTTCCGTCTGTACAAGTCATCCAAGGTCGGGAAGAACGTTGCCTTCTCCTTGGCGGATGATAACGAGTTCGTCCCTAAAGCCATCAAGGGTGTTTCTTCAGaggaaagcatttttttagcgTCTTTAGTGTGCAACTTGAG CTTCGCAGGACAGAGAATTTTGACGTGGGAAGTCGCCGAGGATCAAGCTGTGAGGACCAAGCCATTTCAGAGCAGACTGCGCTCTCCATCTGATGCAG ACTCGGTCTCAGGCTGCCTGACGTCTCCTTACCAAGAAGTCGACAACTTTGTATTAACGGTGGTTAGGAGTGAGACCATACTAGGAA GCATCAGACGGTGGAGTTACTTTGCATCTGATCAGCTTCTGGTCTACGACATTGCTAAGTACCGCTGGTGTGATAACGTTGGCCGCTTTCACAAAAGCAACAACATCAT GATTGTAGTGGACCTTAAACAGGAAGTGTGGTACCAGAAGTGTCATGATCCTGAGTGCAGGAACTTCAGATCCTCAA GTTACCCTCTGCCACAGGAGATTTGCATGAGCTACATCATGATGATG GACGAGGAGAACCAGGCATACACGATGGACGAAGCAGGCAACATCGAACCCACCCAGACGCCAACACCGGCTACTCAGAATCAGGAATCACCTGCTCCTTGGGAAGGAAGCACTGAGGATGACCTGGAATTCTCCAAATGCCTCGACGACTTTGAGTTGAATGGCAGTGAAATTTCCGATGAGCTCCTGCTAAACTGTGTCCAAGATTTCCATGCGCAGTAG
- the primpol gene encoding DNA-directed primase/polymerase protein isoform X1, whose translation MWTNAPARRKDWGERLKKVEQLAKAFHHNPVISQYKPRLWPCQPSSIWKLFHRQSMAIGFALSSKERVHVFALEKENASHGQRIFLVTSYIELWHYYRTFPHSLMHCYEVIPEGAVCKLYFDLEFHKPSNKGADGKKMVSMFIQYVCEKLKEVYNEECSASNVLNLDSSTDEKFSRHLIFNLQNAAFKDNIHAGAFIHAILQSVLDGCNEESCHNGGFNSSQKHAEITGERKQNKRRKQEKMDLSFLHLKRADGHHAFFVDLGVYTKNRNFRLYKSSKVGKNVAFSLADDNEFVPKAIKGVSSEESIFLASLVCNLSFAGQRILTWEVAEDQAVRTKPFQSRLRSPSDADSVSGCLTSPYQEVDNFVLTVVRSETILGSIRRWSYFASDQLLVYDIAKYRWCDNVGRFHKSNNIMIVVDLKQEVWYQKCHDPECRNFRSSSYPLPQEICMSYIMMMDEENQAYTMDEAGNIEPTQTPTPATQNQESPAPWEGSTEDDLEFSKCLDDFELNGSEISDELLLNCVQDFHAQ comes from the exons ATGTGGACAAATGCGCCAGCGAGGAGGAAGGACTGGGGCGAGCGTTTAAAGAAGGTGGAGCAGCTGGCTAAAGCCTTCCATCACAATCCCGTGATCTCGCAGTACAAGCCACGACTTTGGCCGTGCCAGCCTTCATCCATCTGGAAGCTCTTTCATCGCCAAAGTATGGCTATCGGCTTTGCGCTAAGCTCCAAGGAG CGTGTACATGTCTTTGcattggaaaaagaaaatgcatcccACGGGCAAAGGATATTCCTGGTGACCAGTTACATTGAACTGTGGCACTACTATAG GACCTTCCCGCACTCCTTGATGCACTGCTACGAGGTGATACCCGAGGGCGCCGTTTGTAAACTCTATTTTGACTTGGAGTTTCATAAGCCCTCGAACAAAGGAGCTGATGGGAAAAAGATGGTGTCCATGTTCATCCAG TACGTGTGTGAGAAGCTAAAGGAAGTTTACAACGAGGAATGCTCGGCCTCAAACGTCCTCAATCTGGACTCTAGCACAGATGAAAAGTTCAGTCGTCACCTCATCTTCAATCTCCAAAATGCGGCTTTCAAAGACAACATTCACGCGG GTGCCTTCATTCATGCCATTCTTCAATCTGTCCTGGATGGATGCAATGAAGAAA GCTGTCATAATGGTGGCTTTAATAGTAGCCAAAAGCATGCTGAGATAACAGGTGAGAGGAAACAGAACAAAAGGAGGAAACAAGAAAAGATGGACCTCAGCTTCCTTCATTTGAAAAGGGCCGATGGCCACCATGCTTTCTTTGTTGATCTTG GAGTTTACACCAAGAACAGAAATTTCCGTCTGTACAAGTCATCCAAGGTCGGGAAGAACGTTGCCTTCTCCTTGGCGGATGATAACGAGTTCGTCCCTAAAGCCATCAAGGGTGTTTCTTCAGaggaaagcatttttttagcgTCTTTAGTGTGCAACTTGAG CTTCGCAGGACAGAGAATTTTGACGTGGGAAGTCGCCGAGGATCAAGCTGTGAGGACCAAGCCATTTCAGAGCAGACTGCGCTCTCCATCTGATGCAG ACTCGGTCTCAGGCTGCCTGACGTCTCCTTACCAAGAAGTCGACAACTTTGTATTAACGGTGGTTAGGAGTGAGACCATACTAGGAA GCATCAGACGGTGGAGTTACTTTGCATCTGATCAGCTTCTGGTCTACGACATTGCTAAGTACCGCTGGTGTGATAACGTTGGCCGCTTTCACAAAAGCAACAACATCAT GATTGTAGTGGACCTTAAACAGGAAGTGTGGTACCAGAAGTGTCATGATCCTGAGTGCAGGAACTTCAGATCCTCAA GTTACCCTCTGCCACAGGAGATTTGCATGAGCTACATCATGATGATG GACGAGGAGAACCAGGCATACACGATGGACGAAGCAGGCAACATCGAACCCACCCAGACGCCAACACCGGCTACTCAGAATCAGGAATCACCTGCTCCTTGGGAAGGAAGCACTGAGGATGACCTGGAATTCTCCAAATGCCTCGACGACTTTGAGTTGAATGGCAGTGAAATTTCCGATGAGCTCCTGCTAAACTGTGTCCAAGATTTCCATGCGCAGTAG